GGGCGGCGCCGAGGTCCAGCTCGGCGCCCTCGCGCACGACCCGCTTGGCCGCGGCCACCGCGGCGCGCGGCAGGTGCGCGAGCTCGGTCGCGGCCGCCCGCACCTCGGCCCGGAAGTCGCCGGAGAGGACGCGGCTGACGAGCCCGAGCCGCTCGGCGTGAGCCGCGTCGACCCGCAGGCCGGTGATCACGAGGTCGGTCGCGGGACCGCGCCCGATCAGCCGGATCAGGCGCTGCGACCCGCCCGCGCCGGGGATGATGCCCAGGGCGGTCTCGATCGCGGAGAAGTGCGCCCGCGGGCTCGCCCAGCGCAGGGTGCAGGCGAGCGACAGCTCCAGTCCCCCACCCCAGGCCTGGCCGTCGATGGCGGCGACGACCGGCTGCGGCATGGTCTCGATCAGGCGCATCGTGGTGTACCACGCCCGCGCCTCCGGCACCGGCCCGTCGGCCAGCCGGGTCAGCTCGTCGAGGTCGGCGTGCGCGATGAAGCGCTCCGGGTCGGCGCTGGCGAGGACGACGACGGCCGTGTCCGGGTCGTCCGCGAGCGCGGTGAGGTGGTCGCCGAGCTCGGTGAGCGCGGCGAAGGTGAGGAAGTTCCGAGGGGGGTTGTCGTAGACGAGCTCCACCACCCCTCCGGAGCGGGTGGCCTTCCACAGCGGCATGTCAGCGTGGTCCTTCCTGGTGATGGACGTCGATGGAGAGCGTCGAGTCCGCGAGGTGGAGGTCGACGGCGACGGTGCGGGCCTCGGCGGAGGTGCTCGACGGCTCACCGGTGCTGAGGTTGCGGTCGAGGTGGGGGAAGGCGCTGCCCGTCACGAGGAGGCCCAGCCGGTGGCCCGGCCCGAAGCGCTGCGCGGTGTACCCGAGGGCGACCCGCACCCGGGCAGGAGTGCCGTCGGCGGGGCCGCCGAGCACGTGGCTCAGCCGGGCCACGCCCTCGGCGACGGGGTACACCCGCCCGTCGGGACGGACGTCGACCAGGCGGACGACGAGGTCGGCGTCCGGCTGGCTCACCGACACCGTCAGGTCCGCGTGGACGGCGCCCACGACGTCGAGCGGCTCGTCGAGCTCCGCCGTCCGGTAACCGAGCACATCGGGTCGCTCGAGCTGCCGGCTCAGGTCGATCGGTCCCGGCGTGGACCGCCCGAGGTGGATGACCCGGCCGCCGCGGCTCGGCACCGGGTCGAGCGGGTCGTGGACGAGGCTGTCGACGGCACCGGCCGCCTCCGGCTCGGGACCGAGGACGCCGGCCCGCCCCAGGTGCAGCACCTCGGACCGGGTGGCGCGCGGCGGCCAGGCATCGGCCGTGTGCCACTGGTCGGCGCCCATGAGGAAGTACCTGACCTCGTGCCGCGGCGCGACCGCCGCGGGGTCCGCGAAGAAGGCCAGCTGCTGCGCGGGGACGGTCGCCGCCGCGGCGGAGGCGGTGATGCCGAAGTTCAGCTCGCCGGTGTGGTGCGGCAGCGGTCCGGTGTGCGCCCACGGGCCGACGACGAGGCGGTGCGCCAGCTCGGGATGGGCCCGGACGGCGTCGCGGAACGCGTCGATCGTGGCGGAGGCGAAGACGTCGAACCAACCCGTCGTGACGAACACCGGCACCCCGACGGCGGCCGGCTCCCACTCGGGCGTGGTCGGCACCCGGCCGGCCAGCAGCGCGGGGACGTCGATCGGGAAGCCGCGCAGCCGTGCCAGCGGGCCCTCGGCCAGGGGCAGCGCCGCCAGGGCCGGCTCCGGGTCGAGAAGGAGGGCATGCAGGGTGGCGACCGTCTCGGCGTCGGCGTCCTGCGGTCGCCGCCGCAGCCAGTCCGCGGCCATGTAGAGCAGCCAGCTGACGACCTGCTCGAGGCGCATCGCCCCGCCCAGCTCGCGCAGGTCGCGGCTGCCCGAGGTCACCATCGCCGCGGCAACGCCGGCCAGGCTCGGCGGGCGCTGGGCGGCGCCGAGGAAGGAGACGATGCCGCCGTACGACGTGCCGGCGAGGATCACCCGGCCGTCGCACCACTCCTGGCGGGCGACCCACTCCACGGTGTCGTAGGCGTCGAGGGCCTCCTGGTCCCACATGATCGGCTCCCAGTCACCCTCCGAGCCGAACCGGCCTCGGGTGTCCTGGCAGACCGCGGCGAACCCGCCGTGGAGGCAGTCGACCGGCCGCAGTACGTCGGAGGTGATCGCCCGGCGCCCGTAGGGCGTGCGGAAGACCACCGCGGGGCGGGGCTCGCCGTGGTGCCACACGTCGGCCTGCAGCGCCACACCGTCGCGCATTGGCGTCGCGACGTCGCCGAGCCAGAACCCGGCACTCATGCCGAGGCCGCCGTCGGGAGCATCCCCAGGCCCATCTCGTTCCAGCCCGCGGTCGCGCCGCCGTCGACGGTGATCACGCCGCCGTTCATGTACGACGACTCCGGGAGCGCCGCGAAGACCGCTGCCCGCGCCTGCTCCTCGGGCCGGCTGAGGCGCCCGGCCGGGGTCGCCCGCAGGAACCCGTTGCGCGCGACGCCGTCCTCGGGCCACAGCTCGTCGGCCATCGCGGTGTGGGTCGGCCCGGTGACCATGGCCACCGCCCGGATGCCCTGGGCGCCGTAGTCGACCGCGACCGACCGGGTCAGCCCGATCACCGCGTGCTTGGCCATGTTGTAGACCGAGGACCGCGGCGTCGCCCCGACCCCGCACATCGAGGCGGTGAAGACGAAGACTCCGCCGCGCTCCCGCATGTGCGGCACGCCGGAGCGCACGAGGTAGAAGTTCGCGTCGCAGCACACGCCCATCACCCGGCGGTAGTCGTCGTCGGTGATCGAGTGCGGACGACCGGGGATGCTGATCCCCGCGTTCCCGTGCACCACGTCCAGGCGGCCGTGCTCGGCCACCACCGCACGCAGTGCCGCGTCGACCGCGGCGGGGTCGGACACGTCGCAGGCCCGGATGCCGGGGCCCTCGCGCAGGTCCAGGCCCACCACCGTCGCGCCCGCGCGCTCGAAGAGCGTCAGCGACGCGGCGCCGATGCCGGAGGCGGCACCCGTCACGACCACGACGTGTCCCTCGAAGCGACCGAAGATGTTCTCGCCCATGGCGGTGTCTCCCTACTTCCCGGCGAAGCGCGGACGGCGCTTCTCGATGAAGGCCGTGGCGCCCTCGAGCGCGTCCTCGACCTCGGCGTTGTTGCGGATGTGGACGGCGTTCTGCAGCCGCAGCGCCTGCTGCACCGGCTGGCCGATCGTCTGCTCGCGCAGCTCCTTGAACAGGCCGATCGCGGCGGTCGGCGCGCTCGCGAGCCGCTCCGCCTCGGCGAGCGTCGCACTGACCAGCTCCTCCGGCTCGACGACCTTCGTGAAGATGCCGAGGCGCTCGGCCTCGTGCGCGTCGAGCAGGGCTCCGGACAGGTAGATCTCGGTGGCCCGCGCGGCGCCGACGAGTCGCGACATCATCACCAGGCCGCCGGCCTGGGCCACGTTCAGCAGCGCGCTGCCCAGGCGGGCCCGCGAGCTCGCGATCCGGACGTCGCCCGCGCAGGCGAGCTCGGCGCCGGCACCTGCCGCGTCGCCGTTGACCGCCATGATCACCGGGACCCGGCTGGTCACCAGCATCTCGATGATCCGCAGGTACATCGGGTCCGGCGTCGTACCGATCACCGGCGAGCGCTCGTACTCGCCGCGCAGGTGCTCCTCGACGGCGCCGAGGTCGTCGCCGGCGCAGAAGGACCGGCCCTCGCCCGTGATCACCACGACCCGCGTCGCGCGGTCCGCGAGCGCGCGCTCCAGGACGGCGTACAGCTCCTCACCGAGGGCGCGGTCGATCGCGTTCAGCCGCTCGGGCCGGTTCAGGGCGATCCACCGGACCCCCGGGCTCGGCTCGTGGGTGCGCAGGGTCGAGAGCGCGGGCTCGTCGTGCAGGGTGGTCATGAGCGGTTCATTCCTCCATCGATGAAAAGTGACTGGCCGGTGACGTAGCCGGCGTCGTCGCCGAGCAGCCAGCTGACGGCGCCGGCCACGTCGGCCGGACGGCCCAGGCGGCGCAGCGGCAGGCCGCGGGCCACGCGCTCGGCGATGGGGCGCAGGTCGCCCTCGTCGAGCATCGGCGTGTCGATGAACCCCGGGCAGACCGCGTTGGCGCGCACGCCCCGGGGACCGAGCTCGACCGCCAGGGAGCGGGTCAGGGTCAGCAGACCGCCCTTGCTGGTGTCATAGGCGACCTGGCCGGCGAAGCCGGTCACCGCGATCGAGCAGACGTTGACGACTGCGGCCGAGCGGCCGGCCGCCAGCAGGTCGGCCAGGTCGCGGGCCAGCCGGAAGGGCGCCCCCAGGTTGAGGTCCAAGACGGCGTCCCAGCGCTCGTCGGCGTGGTCGGCCAGCGGCGCCCGCAGCTCGATCCCGGCGTTGTTGACGAGGCCGTCGAGCCCACCCAGCCGCTCGACGCCCTGCCGGGCGACCGCACGGGATGCCTCGGGGTCGCGCAGGTCGATGCCGACGACGTGCAGGCCCGGCGCATCCGGGCCCCGGTCGCGGCGTACGACGTCGGGGTGGTCGACCGCCAGCACCCGGGCGCCGTCGGCGAGCAGGCGCGCGGTGACCGCGGTGCCGATCCCGCCGAGGGCGCCGGTGACGACCACGCGGCGCTGGGCGAGCAGGCTCATCGGGCCGGCTCCGGGTCGCGGGCCAGCAGCCGGGCCGCGTTGCCGTGCAGCCACGCCTCGCGGACCTCGGGGGCGATCGGGAGGTGCGAGGCGGAGGCGACCACCGCGGCCGGCCCGTGGCCGTGGGTCCAGCTCGTCGAGCCGAAGAGCACCCGGTCACGCACCGACCGCGCGCCGTGCAGGAAGAGCGGCTCCCAGCCGGAGCCGGCGGTGGCCATCGTCCTCGGGTGGTGGGAGGAGAACTCCAGGTACACGTGGGCATGGCGCTGCAGGAGAGCGACGGCGTCGAGGACCCAGGGCCAGCCGCCGTGGCCGAGCACGATCCGCAGACGCGGGTGCCGGATCGCCAGGGCATCGATGACCTGTGGACTGCTGATCGCCATGGGCGAGCCGGAGAAGCTCTGCCCGCTGTGGATCCAGACCGGCAGATCGCGGTCGGCGGCGAACGCCCACAGGTCCGCGAGGGCCGGGTCGTCAGGGCCCACGCCGTCCAGGAACGGGATCACCGAGAGCCCCGACATGCCGAGCTCGTCGACCGCCCGGGTCGCCTCGGCGAGCGCGGCACCCGGGTCCGCCAGCGACACGCCGGCCCACGGCACGAAGCGGCCGCTGAGCCGCGCGATCCCCGCGACGTGATCGTTCAGCGTGCCGTCCTCGCACGGCCAGGGGCCGCCGTGGATCACCTGCACGATGTCGTGCTCCTCGAGCTCGGCGACCCGGGCCTCGGGGTCGAACGCCAGCGCCGCGATCTCGGCCAGGTCCTCGATCGCCGCGTCCTGATCCTCGGCCAGCCCAGCCACGATCTGCCGGGAGGTGCGACCGGACATGGCGGCGAACCGGGGGGCGAACACCACGCCGTAGCGCGGGGCGGCGCTCAGCAGGGCGCCCAGATACGTGCGCCACCCCGCGCGGCGCAGCACGACATCGCACAGGTCGACCGCCGCCGGGGCTGGGGTGAACGGCATCACAGAATGCATGAACGTTTGTTTACCAGGATTGCGAGCACTACGTCAACAAACGTTCATATATCGGGTACGGTGGTCCCGTGAGATCCGCCAAGACCGACGCCCGCCACACGGACACCGCCCAGCGCGTACTCGACGTGGCCACGGAGCTGTTCTTCACCAACGGCTACCCCGCGACGTCGGTCCGCCAGATCATGCAGGCCTGCCACGTCACCGCCGGCTCGCTGTACAACCACTTCGGGTCCAAGGAGGACGTGCTGTACGCGATCCTCATGCGCTCCCTCAACGACTCCGTCGAGTCGCTCCTGCGCGCGCACGCCGCCGCAGCCGACACCGCGACCGCGCAACTGCGTGCGCTGGTCGGCGCGATCTCGATCTTCCACTCCGAGCGGCAGCTCGAGGGCCTGGTCAGCCAGACTGAGTGGCGGCACCTGCCGCCCGAGCGTGCCGTCGACGTCCTCGGGCAGCAGAAGCGGATCCGCCGGCTCTTCGAGGAATGCCTGCAGCGCGGCATCGCCGACGGCGAGTTCACCCTCGCCGCGGTCGGCGCCGACACCGACATCACCGCCAAGTCGATCCTCGACCTGTGCATCAACGCGGGCAAGTGGTTCCGGCCCGGCGGTCGGCTCAGCGCCGCGGACCTCGCCCGCCAGCACGTCGAGCTGGTCACCCAGATGGTGGGCGCGACGCCGTAAGGGGCCTGGAGCTCCCCGGGTAGGAGTCGAACCTACGTCGCTTGTCCTGATTCAAAGTCAGGCGGGCCCTGCCGACAGACCAACCGGGGATCGCGGGAACAGCCTAGGGCCCGCCCGGCGGGGCAGCACCTCGGGCCCGACAGACCAACCGGGGATCGCGGGAACAGCCTAGGGCCCGCCTCGCGGGGCAGCACCTCGGGCCACGCTCCGGTCACGGTCTCTGGTGGTGACGGGGTTCTCCACAGGAGCTGCAAGACCGCTGGTGGGTGAGCTGAGCGCCACGTAGGCTCGCCACACCCCGTCAGCCGACACCAGGAGCAGACATGGCCCTCACATCTCAGCAGATCGAGCGCAAACTCGACCAGCAGGGCAATGACATCGAGAGCATCTACGAGCTGCTCGCCGACCTCCAGGCCAGACTGACCACGCACGACGGCCTCTTCGCCGACCTCCAGGCCAAGCTGACCACCCACGACGGCCTCTTCGCCGACCTCCAGGCCAGACTGACCACCCACGACGGCCTCTTCGCCGACCTCCAGGCCAAGCTGACCACCCACGACGGCCTCTTCGCCGACCTCCAGGCCAAGCTGACCACCCACGACGGGCGCTTCGACACGATCGACTCCGGGCTGGGGTCGCTCCGCGATTCGATCGCCGAGGCGCTTCGGCGACTGCCGGAGCCTCCGGTCAGCTGACGGGTGCCGTCACACCCGGCGAACGGGTCGCGCTCAGCGCGAGCTCACCACCCGTTCGCCGGGTACGACATGAGAACGACGTCGCTCAGGCGGCCGGGCCGAGGCAGAGCAGGGACTTGCGGGTGACGTTCTCGAGCGGCTGCGAGCCGTTCGTGCACTTGTCACCGGCCTTGCCGACCGAGACGACCTTCAGGATCGAGGTGTTGGTCGCACCCTCGGTGCAGGCGACCTTCGCGGCCGGCGTCGACATGCCGCCGAGGTCGATGCAGTCCCCCTCGGCGACGTTGAGGTCGAGGCAGAGGTCGGCGACATTGCCGCTGTTGCGGTCGTTGCCGAGCGAGATCGTGTAGTTGAGCTCCGCCTCGTCGCAGCTCCCCTTGTCGTTGACGATCTTGTAGGTGGCCTCCGCGTCGCCGCAGTCGACCTCCTTGTGGTCGGCGTCGAAGCTGGAGCCGGTCATGACCAGGCACTCGCCCACCTTGGGGGCCTTGGCCTGCTCGACCTTCTCCTGTCCCTTGAAGAAGATGAAATACGCACCGAGGGCGACCGCGATGCTGACGACGCCACCGATGATGCGGCCGAGGATGCCGCCACCGAGATTGGCCATGCTGGGATTTCCTTCCGAGAGGGGCGGTCCGAGTCACCCGCAGAAAATGAACGGAGGAAACAGTAGAGGAGCGGTCACCAAAGCACCTGGCGGGGTGTCAGAACGTGTTCGAGAAGTCCTGGCCGTCGCGAGCGTCGCATCCGTGGAATGCCTCGCAAGGCGCAGATGCGACGGCGGTCTGGTTGCACCTTCGAGCAGCTGCAACGCAGCGAGGCGCCGACGGGGCGGCGCGCAGCAGGTCAGGACCTTCTCAAACACGTTCTCAGTAGGTGAGCTCGACCCAGGGGTCCACCTCGTAGCGGCCGTTGGGCTGGAGGGTGACCGACTGGATGCCGACCGGCCGGCCGTCGCGATAGGTGACCAGGCCGATGCTGGCGGGCCGCCGCAGCTTGCTCCCGATCGCGATCGCGTACGCCGCGCCGCCCGTCGTGCCGAGGGTGTAGGTGTAGCCGACCCGGCCGTCCTCCGCGGTGACCGGCGTGGGGCCGGTCTGGACGTGCACGTGACCGCCGAGCACCAGGTCGACGCAGCCGCGGGCCAGGGCCGGCTTGGCGATATTGGCGTCGTGGACGAGCAGGGTGCCCACCCGGTCGCCGTCCTCGTCGGCGGCGCAGGCGGCGTCGGCCAGTAGTTCGGCCACCTCGCCGAAGCTGAGCCCGGTCTGGTCGCGCCAGTCCCCCAGACCGCTGGAGCGCGGATCGTCGATCCCGAGGATCCGGGAGTCGCCGGGGCCGTCGATGACCTCGTCGTCGAAATAGGTCCAGCCGAGGTCCTCGAGGTGCGAGTGCACGAAACCGCCGCTGTCGTGGTTGCCCGCGACCGCCCACCGGCCGTCGAAGTCCTCGAAGGTCGCGGCCAGGGAGTCGAGCGAGAACGCCTCCCAGCGACTACCGGTGGAGGTGTCGTCGCCGGCGTCGTACACGGCCGTGGCGCCGCCGACATCGGCGATCGCCCGGGCGACCTTGTCCATGCCGACGTTGTCATGCCGGTCGGAGACGAGCAGGACGACGGTCTCCCCCTCCTCCGGCTGGCGCAGCTCGAGCGCCGCGGCGTCGTCGGCGGCCTGCGAGTAGAACTCGACGCTCTTCTGGTAGCTGCTGATGCCGCTCTCGATCAACCGCCGGGACTGGGCGGTCGTCGCGTCCGCCATCACCTCGACGTCGGCCGCCTCGGCAGGCAGCGGCACCTCGGGGCCGAGGAAGTCGTGCAGCGACTGCCAGTGCTCGGCCTGCGGATCGGTGCGCCCCCAGCCGTAGGGCACGGCCGCGACCACGACGAGCACGACCACGAGCCCGGCGACGGCGACGCCGCCGCAGGTGCGGAGCCCGGCGTAGAGCTCGTGGCGCCGGGTGCGACCGACGGCCGCCCACACCAGCAGGGGTACGGCGCCCAGCACGGCGCCCTGCACCAGCGCCGCGAGCGCCATCGCGACGACCGCCCGCTCGGCGACGGCGATCTGGCCCTCGGGCTGCGACGCGATCGCGGCGTACCGGCTGGTCAGCTCCTCGAGGGTCGCCACGTCGGTCTTCCCGAGCTCGACCTCGACGCCGACCCAGGTGCCCGAGGGGATCCGCAGGTCGGGCAGCACGGGCCCCATCCGGGCCACGACCTCACCGGAGAAGTCCGGGCTCAGCGTCGCCTCGTGGCTCGCGATCTCCACGGTCCGCTCGCTGTTGACGAAGATCGCGGCCGCGACGGCGACCGACAGGACCGCCCAGGCCCCCGCGTAGGCGAGGACCTTGAGCAGGCGGGGTGTGGAGATCACGTGCGCGCGCGGGCCTCCGCAACGGCGTACAGCGCCACCGAGGCGGCGACGCCGGCGTTGAGCGACTCCAGGACGCCGGCCATCGGGATCGACATCAGGTGGTCGCAGCTCTCCGCGACCAGCCGGGACAGGCCCTCGCCCTCGGACCCGACGACCAGGACCAGCGGGCCGCCGACCAGGTCGGCGTCGGCCACGAGGGCGGGCAGGGTGAGGTCACCGTCGGCGGCCAGGCCGATCACGAAGCAGCCGGCCTCCTGGAAGGCCTTGATCTGCCGGGTCAGGTTGACCGTCTGCGCCACCGGGCAGCGCGCGGCCGCGCCGGCGGAGGTCTTCCACGCCGCGGCGGTCATCGAGGCCGCCCGGCGCTCGGGGATGACCACGCCGTGCGCACCGAAGCCCGCGGCGCTGCGCACGATGGCGCCCAGGTTGCGCGGGTCCGTGATCGAGTCGAGCATGACGACGAGCGGCTTCTGGCCGGCATCCTCGGCGGCGTCGAGCAGGTCGTCGGGATGGGCGTACTCGTACGCCGGGATCCGCGCCGCCAGTCCCTGGTGCACCGCACCGTCGGTGAGCCGGTCGAGCTCGCCGCGGCTGACCTCGAGCAGGCCGATGCCGTGCTCGGCGGCCAGGCGGAACACCTCGCGCAGCCGGCCGTCGCGCTCGGCGCCCTCGGCGACGTAGACCGAGGTCACCGGCACCCGCTCACGCAGCGCCTCGACGACCGGGTTGCGCCCGGCGATCCACTCGTCGCCGCCGCTCTTGCGGCGCGGGCCGCGCTGGTTGCCGGCCCGCTTGTCGGCACGCTTCTTGGCCTCGGCGATCTTGTGCGCCTTGTGATATTCGCGGTCGACCGCCTTGGGTGTCGGCCCCCGGCCCTCCAGGCCGCGGCGGACCTTGCCCCCGGACCCGGCGGTCGGCTTCTTGCTCGACTTGCGGATGGCGCCCTTGCGCGCGGAGTTTCCGGCCATGATCAATTCACCGTCCAGGTGGGTCCGTCGGGGGTGTCGGTGATCTCGATCCCGGCCGCCTTGATCCGGTCGCGGATCGCGTCGGCGCGCGCCCAGTCCTTGTCGGCGCGCGCCTGTGTGCGCTCCTCGAGCAGGCCGGACACCAGGGCGTCGACCGCCGCGGTGAGCCGTTCCTCGGCGCCGGGCGCACCGCTGCTCGCCCAGGCCGGGTCGCGCGGGTGGACGCCGAGCACGCTCAGCATCGCTGCGACGGCGCCGCCCACGACGGACGCGTCCTCGCCGGCGGCGAGCAGCCGGTTGCCCTCGCGCACCGCGTCGTAGAGCACGGCCACCGCGGCCGGCGTACCGAGGTCGTCGTCCATCGCCGCGCAGAACGCCTCGGGTAGCTCGGACGACGCCGGGTCCGCGTCGTCGCCGACCCGGTCGAGGAAGGAGACGATCCGCTGGTAGCCCGCCGCCGCCTCGTCGAGCGCCTCGAAGCTGAACTCCACGTGGGAGCGGTAGTGCGCGGCGACCATGTAGAAGCGCAGCTCGGCGCCGCTGACCCGCTGGAGCACCGACGGGATGCTGAGCGTGTTGCCGAGCGACTTGCTCATCTTCTCACCGGCGGTGGTGATCCACGCGTTGTGCATCCAGTACGACGCGAAGGCGCCGCCGGCCGCACGCGACTGGGCCTGCTCGTTCTCGTGGTGCGGGAAGCGCAGGTCGACGCCGCCGCCGTGGATGTCGAAGGCATCGCCGAGGTACTTGCCGGCCATCGCCGAGCACTCGATGTGCCAGCCCGGGCGGCCGCGGCCCCACGGGCTCGGCCAGGACGCGGTCTCCGGCTCGGAGTCCTTGCGCCCCTTCCACAGGGCGAAGTCCCGCGGGTCCCTCTTGCCCCGCGGGTCGGCGTCGGCCGCGGGCTCCATGTCGTCGACGCCCTGGTGGGTCAGCTCGCCGTACGACGGCCACGAACGCACGTCGAAGTAGACGTCGCCGCTGCCGTCGTCGGCCGGATAGGCGTGGCCGCGCTCGATCAGCCGCGCGATCAGCTCGACCATCTCGGGGATGTGTCCCGTCGCGGCCGGCTCGTAGGTCGGCGGCGCGACGTTGAGCGCGGCGTAGGCCTTGTCGAGCTCGATCTTCATCGCGTAGGCGAGGTTGTACCAGGGCCGGTTCTGGTCTTCCGACTTCGCCAGGATCTTGTCGTCGATGTCGGTGATATTGCGGATGAACGTGACCTCGTAGCCCCGATGACGCAGCCAGCGCTGCAGGACGTCGAAGTTGACCGCCGAGCGCACGTGCCCGACGTGGGGCTCGCTCTGGACCGTGAGACCACAGACGTAGAGACCCGCCCTGCCCTCGTGAAGGGGCACGAAGTCACGGACTTCGCGGGTCGCGGTGTCGTACAGCCGGATGCTCACGGCGCCAGTCTAGGGATCCGCGCGAGTCCGGCAGGCATTGTCGCCGGACCCACGCGTGACCCTCAGCCACGCCTCAGCGCTTGACCTTCTTCGCCTTCGACGTCACGGTCTCCGAGAGGTAGGACGCCTGGGTCGCGGTGACGACGACGGTGATCCGCTTGCCGCGGTCCTTCCTCGTCAGCTTGTAGGCCGCCTTGGACGCCTTCTTGGCCGGCTTGATGGCCTTGCCGTTGCGGTACCAGCGGTAGCTGAGCGTGGCGCCGTCCCAGCCGACCACCTTCGCCTTGAGCTTCGCGCCGGCGCGGGCCGCGCCCTTCACCTTGACCTGGCCGGCCGGCAGCA
This region of Nocardioides sp. L-11A genomic DNA includes:
- a CDS encoding enoyl-CoA hydratase/isomerase family protein — encoded protein: MPLWKATRSGGVVELVYDNPPRNFLTFAALTELGDHLTALADDPDTAVVVLASADPERFIAHADLDELTRLADGPVPEARAWYTTMRLIETMPQPVVAAIDGQAWGGGLELSLACTLRWASPRAHFSAIETALGIIPGAGGSQRLIRLIGRGPATDLVITGLRVDAAHAERLGLVSRVLSGDFRAEVRAAATELAHLPRAAVAAAKRVVREGAELDLGAALRLEGGMFGELLATPESLGLQRAARERYAGAEAGAPVDFAGLGDSA
- a CDS encoding CocE/NonD family hydrolase; translated protein: MSAGFWLGDVATPMRDGVALQADVWHHGEPRPAVVFRTPYGRRAITSDVLRPVDCLHGGFAAVCQDTRGRFGSEGDWEPIMWDQEALDAYDTVEWVARQEWCDGRVILAGTSYGGIVSFLGAAQRPPSLAGVAAAMVTSGSRDLRELGGAMRLEQVVSWLLYMAADWLRRRPQDADAETVATLHALLLDPEPALAALPLAEGPLARLRGFPIDVPALLAGRVPTTPEWEPAAVGVPVFVTTGWFDVFASATIDAFRDAVRAHPELAHRLVVGPWAHTGPLPHHTGELNFGITASAAAATVPAQQLAFFADPAAVAPRHEVRYFLMGADQWHTADAWPPRATRSEVLHLGRAGVLGPEPEAAGAVDSLVHDPLDPVPSRGGRVIHLGRSTPGPIDLSRQLERPDVLGYRTAELDEPLDVVGAVHADLTVSVSQPDADLVVRLVDVRPDGRVYPVAEGVARLSHVLGGPADGTPARVRVALGYTAQRFGPGHRLGLLVTGSAFPHLDRNLSTGEPSSTSAEARTVAVDLHLADSTLSIDVHHQEGPR
- a CDS encoding SDR family oxidoreductase, with the protein product MGENIFGRFEGHVVVVTGAASGIGAASLTLFERAGATVVGLDLREGPGIRACDVSDPAAVDAALRAVVAEHGRLDVVHGNAGISIPGRPHSITDDDYRRVMGVCCDANFYLVRSGVPHMRERGGVFVFTASMCGVGATPRSSVYNMAKHAVIGLTRSVAVDYGAQGIRAVAMVTGPTHTAMADELWPEDGVARNGFLRATPAGRLSRPEEQARAAVFAALPESSYMNGGVITVDGGATAGWNEMGLGMLPTAASA
- a CDS encoding enoyl-CoA hydratase-related protein, with protein sequence MTTLHDEPALSTLRTHEPSPGVRWIALNRPERLNAIDRALGEELYAVLERALADRATRVVVITGEGRSFCAGDDLGAVEEHLRGEYERSPVIGTTPDPMYLRIIEMLVTSRVPVIMAVNGDAAGAGAELACAGDVRIASSRARLGSALLNVAQAGGLVMMSRLVGAARATEIYLSGALLDAHEAERLGIFTKVVEPEELVSATLAEAERLASAPTAAIGLFKELREQTIGQPVQQALRLQNAVHIRNNAEVEDALEGATAFIEKRRPRFAGK
- a CDS encoding SDR family NAD(P)-dependent oxidoreductase; this translates as MSLLAQRRVVVTGALGGIGTAVTARLLADGARVLAVDHPDVVRRDRGPDAPGLHVVGIDLRDPEASRAVARQGVERLGGLDGLVNNAGIELRAPLADHADERWDAVLDLNLGAPFRLARDLADLLAAGRSAAVVNVCSIAVTGFAGQVAYDTSKGGLLTLTRSLAVELGPRGVRANAVCPGFIDTPMLDEGDLRPIAERVARGLPLRRLGRPADVAGAVSWLLGDDAGYVTGQSLFIDGGMNRS
- a CDS encoding amidohydrolase family protein; translation: MHSVMPFTPAPAAVDLCDVVLRRAGWRTYLGALLSAAPRYGVVFAPRFAAMSGRTSRQIVAGLAEDQDAAIEDLAEIAALAFDPEARVAELEEHDIVQVIHGGPWPCEDGTLNDHVAGIARLSGRFVPWAGVSLADPGAALAEATRAVDELGMSGLSVIPFLDGVGPDDPALADLWAFAADRDLPVWIHSGQSFSGSPMAISSPQVIDALAIRHPRLRIVLGHGGWPWVLDAVALLQRHAHVYLEFSSHHPRTMATAGSGWEPLFLHGARSVRDRVLFGSTSWTHGHGPAAVVASASHLPIAPEVREAWLHGNAARLLARDPEPAR
- a CDS encoding TetR/AcrR family transcriptional regulator, translating into MRSAKTDARHTDTAQRVLDVATELFFTNGYPATSVRQIMQACHVTAGSLYNHFGSKEDVLYAILMRSLNDSVESLLRAHAAAADTATAQLRALVGAISIFHSERQLEGLVSQTEWRHLPPERAVDVLGQQKRIRRLFEECLQRGIADGEFTLAAVGADTDITAKSILDLCINAGKWFRPGGRLSAADLARQHVELVTQMVGATP
- a CDS encoding metallophosphoesterase, with translation MISTPRLLKVLAYAGAWAVLSVAVAAAIFVNSERTVEIASHEATLSPDFSGEVVARMGPVLPDLRIPSGTWVGVEVELGKTDVATLEELTSRYAAIASQPEGQIAVAERAVVAMALAALVQGAVLGAVPLLVWAAVGRTRRHELYAGLRTCGGVAVAGLVVVLVVVAAVPYGWGRTDPQAEHWQSLHDFLGPEVPLPAEAADVEVMADATTAQSRRLIESGISSYQKSVEFYSQAADDAAALELRQPEEGETVVLLVSDRHDNVGMDKVARAIADVGGATAVYDAGDDTSTGSRWEAFSLDSLAATFEDFDGRWAVAGNHDSGGFVHSHLEDLGWTYFDDEVIDGPGDSRILGIDDPRSSGLGDWRDQTGLSFGEVAELLADAACAADEDGDRVGTLLVHDANIAKPALARGCVDLVLGGHVHVQTGPTPVTAEDGRVGYTYTLGTTGGAAYAIAIGSKLRRPASIGLVTYRDGRPVGIQSVTLQPNGRYEVDPWVELTY
- the rlmB gene encoding 23S rRNA (guanosine(2251)-2'-O)-methyltransferase RlmB codes for the protein MAGNSARKGAIRKSSKKPTAGSGGKVRRGLEGRGPTPKAVDREYHKAHKIAEAKKRADKRAGNQRGPRRKSGGDEWIAGRNPVVEALRERVPVTSVYVAEGAERDGRLREVFRLAAEHGIGLLEVSRGELDRLTDGAVHQGLAARIPAYEYAHPDDLLDAAEDAGQKPLVVMLDSITDPRNLGAIVRSAAGFGAHGVVIPERRAASMTAAAWKTSAGAAARCPVAQTVNLTRQIKAFQEAGCFVIGLAADGDLTLPALVADADLVGGPLVLVVGSEGEGLSRLVAESCDHLMSIPMAGVLESLNAGVAASVALYAVAEARART